Sequence from the Gemmatimonadaceae bacterium genome:
GGACTTACGGCCGGGATTTCTCAACTGGAGTCCGACGAAATCGTAGAGTTGCAGCCGATGCGGATATCGACGGCCCTGAGAATGGTCGATTCTGGTAAAATCGTGGACGGCAAGACAATCGTAGGGCTTCTCTTCGTAAGCTTATTTTGCCGGGGTGGGTAAACCCCCTGGAACCCAAAAGCATCCAATTGACGTAGAGCCAGAATGGACAGGTGTCCGGAAGAGTGGACACTTGATGATTCATAACTGGACAACCGGACGGCTTCCCACGTTCTATCTTCTTGATATATAAGGACTTACGTCGCGTTCCAAGATCGGCATATGCTCTGCTATATCAGATGCGTGAAGAATCTCTATAAGGAGGCAGACCCAATTCTTTCCTTATCAGATTCTCAATTTCTGGGGGTAGCAGCAATGGCAACTATTGCTCGTAAGCAGGTAGACCAGCTTCAGGGGACCAGTGTCAGGGAGCAGTTGCAGACGATGGATGACTCAGCCGTCGTTACCGCGTTCCTGGGCGGGGAAGAGAGGGCTTTCTCCGAGCTCGTCGAGAGATACCAAACGCGGCTTCTGAATTTTGTATACCGGACCATTGGCGACCGTGAAAGGGCGGAAGATCTGGTACAGGAGGTGTTCATCCGGGTATACCGGCATCTTCACAGGTTCGATCGCTCGAAGAAATTCTCGACGTGGGCTTATACGATCGCGTCGAATCTGGCCAAGAACGAGCTCCGGAACCGCTCAAGGAATCCGCTTGTTCTCTTCCAGACGGTTCAGAAAAACTGGCAGGATGAGGATCGTCCGCTACAGTTTGAGGACAGCAGGTCGCGTCCTGACGACATGTATCGGAAGCGCCACCTGAGAGAGATCGTCGAGGAGTCAGTAGCGAAGCTGCCGGAGCATCACAGGAACGTGTTCATCCTGCGGGAGCTCGAAGGGAAGTCGTACGAAGAAATCGCCGAGATCACCAACTGCAATCTCGGCACTGTGAAATCGAGGCTGAACAGAGCCAGAAACTCGTTCGCGGAGATTGTTGCGCCCTATCTGGAATAGGTGATAGCGTTGAGGGATTCGGGAACCAGTGCCCTCGAGACGGGTACTGCTATCCGAACCCTCATAGCCGCCTAAATGGACTGTCGGGAATTCCGGAAAAAACATTTCGCATTCGTGGATGACACCCTGCCGGGTGTCGAACTGGTCGGCATGCAGGTGCATATCGGCGAATGCGGTGAATGCGCCCGACAGGATGCGATCATCCGCCGGTCGCTGATGCTTTTCCGCAGCCTTCCCGTGATCGAGCCGTCATCGGGTTTTTCAGCGTGTCTTCAGCAGAAGCTTCGTAACGCAAGAGTGGCAGATGCGACGGCGGCACAATCAGGACGAGCCCTCACATTTGCAGCGACTGTAGCGATCACGAGCGTTGTCATGCTCGGCTACATCGGAGTTTCTCTCCGGCAGGTGGATTTCCCGCAGGACATCGTACTGCCTCCGGTAGTTGCCACCGCTTCCTCTCCGGGTACGGTATCGATGATGGCTCCAGCGCCAGCCATGGTAGCTTCAGTACCCGCCGGCTTGCTGATCTGGACTGCCGCACTTTTCGCTGAGCAGACCCCTGTCCATTTCGCTTCGGCCGATCTGACGCCTGCTACCAGGTAGAAGCAGAAGCACGTCAGCCGCCAGCGGACATCTATATTAGCATCATGTCCGCGACCGCCCCCAAGACCCTTAGTGACGCCCTCAAGAGAGGCACATTCGATGGGGCGTATTACATCTGCGGGGAGGACGATTTTCAGAAAGAAGATGCGATGAGACAGCTTATCGAGGCGGCCGTGGAGCCGGCAATGCTTGATT
This genomic interval carries:
- a CDS encoding sigma-70 family RNA polymerase sigma factor encodes the protein MKNLYKEADPILSLSDSQFLGVAAMATIARKQVDQLQGTSVREQLQTMDDSAVVTAFLGGEERAFSELVERYQTRLLNFVYRTIGDRERAEDLVQEVFIRVYRHLHRFDRSKKFSTWAYTIASNLAKNELRNRSRNPLVLFQTVQKNWQDEDRPLQFEDSRSRPDDMYRKRHLREIVEESVAKLPEHHRNVFILRELEGKSYEEIAEITNCNLGTVKSRLNRARNSFAEIVAPYLE